Below is a window of Humulus lupulus chromosome 2, drHumLupu1.1, whole genome shotgun sequence DNA.
aatgtgaaaaagaagaacaagaataaagagaataaaaataaaactagatacgaagaagaagaagaattagAGAGGCGGAGGTACATCGCAATTAGGAGCAAGGGTGGAGGTGCGTCGTTGTCGGGGGCAGGGGTAGTATTGACGACGAAGTGCTTAGATGAGAGAACCAAATGGGAGAAGAGAGATGAAGAAATGAGAAAAGAGAGAGACATGTCGTGaaagagagaaatgagagagtGAAAGATTGTtttgtgtatttatgattatggtaatctattttttatattatatagaATTATCATATTTTAAACTTCTTTTTTTAAAAGCTTATCATaatttgtataattatttttttctcgTAAAGATAGAAActatgtttatttttttcatttttatgtaaatttttcaaaataaaaagaaGATACGAATGATGAAACTTGGGCTCAAAGCCCACTTTAGTGACTGTGACGGGCCCAACCCAATTAGTTATCTTTCTTTTTCAGTACCTTTTAAACGTCATCGTTTTACCTTAAGAGGGTTCACGCTATATTTCCCGTGTAGTTAAATTGTTGCTTCTGAGGATTAGGGTTTCTCTTTATCAAAGTCGAAGAAGAGGAGCACAAAGCGGCAAACACCAGCTTAAGCCGCCATGGTTCTCAAGTATGTATTTCTCCATTTCCATTCGTGATGTTGTTTTTGCTTGTTAAACTTGAACTTGAATGGTTTTTCGGTAATTTTGTGTTATGTTATACGTGTAAAGGTAGGGTTTTTAAGATTTATGCATTAATGGTGGAACCCAATAGCTCTTATCATTTCACAGTTTTTGGTTCAATTTCTTGTTCACTGTGAGGCTCTTAGATTCTTTTACTTCTGGGGTTGTTCTGAAATTGGGATTCTCTATCTTCAGGACCGAGCTCTGCCGTTTCAGTGGTGCAAAGATATACCCAGGTAGGGGTATCAGATTCATCCGTTCAGATTCTCAGGTAACGAGGCTTATTATGGTGATTTTGCAGCTGGTATATATTGTGGGTCATTGCATTTTTAATGATATCTAGCTAATATATATTGATGTTTATGGAATGAAGGTTTTCCTCTTTGCAAATTCAAAATGCAAGAGGTATTTCCACAACCGCCTGAAGCCATCCAAGCTCACCTGGACCGCCATGTACCGTAAACAACACAAGAAGGTTACATTTACTTGGAAACTTTTTCTTCTTTGTGTTTTATACAAGTCAAGTTTTTATTGAAAAGTAGAATTCACAATGGGAGATTTGTCTGTGTTTTGCACTTCAGACTCAAGATTTATGTGTAGTTATTTGTTTTTATTGTTATTGAAACTAAACCAAAATGTGATTTTCGTAGTAGTGCTCGTTTGGGCATTGGTCAGGTTTGAATAAACTGTCGATTTTTTTATGGCATGGTTTCACAGGACATTGCTGCTGAATCTGTGAGGAAGAAGCGTCGTGCCACCAAGAAGCCTTACTCTAGGTCCATTGTTGGTGCCACGTTGGAAGTTATTCAGAAGAGGAGGACAGAGAAGCCAGAAGTTCGTGACGCCGCCCGTGAAGCCGCCCTCCGGTATGCCTCTTTATTTTGAAGTCTGAATATATGACTGGTTTAATCAATTAGTATGCATTGGAGTCCCTTTGATTTGCATAGGGGAAAACAATACTAGGCTTGTTTTTGAATTGGAGCTGTATAGAAAGAATTTTCGGCTTGATCAATTTGTTCTGTGTAACTACAGTTTTTTACCGAGTGTGCAACCTTTTTTGTGATATGTTACAGTGAGATCAAGGAGAGGATCAAGAAGACCAAGGATGAAAAGAAGGCAAAGAAAGCAGAGGTGACCAAGTCACAGAAATCTCAGGGTAAGGGTAATGTACCCAAGGGTGGTGCTGCTACCAAGGGCCCCAAGCTTGGAGGTGGTGGTGGGAAGCGGTGATTTCTTCCCAGTTTTCTCAGCCCCTCTTATTGTTTCTAGCTTAATTAACATTTTGTcattgtttttaagttttttatttacGAATGGATGAAGTGGCTATGAAAAGCCAATcacttttgttttggaaattccCTGTCTTATGTGAGTTGTTagaattatcatttattttactTGAGCATATAAATGGACCTCCTGATTTAAAGGCCAATAGCTTTGCTTTCAGTTTCAACTCTAGCCTTCCATAGACTGGGTACAATTTTTTAAGGCTTTATGTGAGTGTGTAATGCCAGGAAGTACATCTTTATGATGTCCCATTATTTTCTCCTCTGAAAATGAGATTTTGTTTAAGATCCCCAGACCAATTTCCTGACATGCCTGTCTATGAGAGCTGCTCGTGTATTTTGCATTTTAAACCATCTTTAGTTTTTGTTTTGCCTACAATTTGACAGAATAGTAGGTTAAAtaggcttgttttttttttactttgcaAAATGACTTTTTTTGTTGATAATTTATTGCAAAGCAGCATTTTCAATAGGATGTTGAGTATTTTTCTGATAGGGTGTTGAGTGtgattggtatgtaattttgtgTAAATGATTAAGAGGGTTATTTTGCAAAATGTGATTATCATGTTCTCGTATGTTAATAGTTTTAATTccaattttatatatattaaaacaaGGAAGCTTGCTTTTGTGTTGTATAACTTGTGCAATGAATAGAAGAGTGGCAAATTGTTATACTATCtcaattttgtgccaaatttgacattAAAAAAAAGGGTAAATGTTCACAagatttaaattaactaaaaaaaattaacaattcatttaatatttattgataatata
It encodes the following:
- the LOC133818208 gene encoding large ribosomal subunit protein eL24, with the translated sequence MVLKTELCRFSGAKIYPGRGIRFIRSDSQVFLFANSKCKRYFHNRLKPSKLTWTAMYRKQHKKDIAAESVRKKRRATKKPYSRSIVGATLEVIQKRRTEKPEVRDAAREAALREIKERIKKTKDEKKAKKAEVTKSQKSQGKGNVPKGGAATKGPKLGGGGGKR